The following are from one region of the Ananas comosus cultivar F153 linkage group 20, ASM154086v1, whole genome shotgun sequence genome:
- the LOC109725552 gene encoding agmatine deiminase — translation MVKVITGENPSALGYHMPAEWEPHLQCWMGWPERPDNWREKAGPAQATFAQVAIAVSKFEPITLCASTAQFTKVYEEMQHHPNIRVVEMSMNDSWFRDTGPTFVRRDRTSDSSGDEQLVAGIDWQFNSWGGLADGCYDDWSLDNLVAKKILELERHPRFPHHMILEGGSIHVDGEGTCLTTEECLLNPNRNPDMSKDEIEEQLKLYLGVEKVIWLPRGLYGDDDTNGHIDNICCFVKPGAVLLSWTDDESDPQYERSVEALSVLSNTTDAKGRKIEVFKIHIPGPLYMTEEESAGVESSGHAVPRPPGTRLAASYVNFYIANGGIVAPAFGNKWDGEAYDVLRKLFPDHEVVMVKGAREIVLGGGNIHCIIQQQPAPITDAAN, via the exons ATGGTGAAGGTTATAACAGGGGAGAATCCATCGGCTTTGGGCTACCACATGCCCGCCGAGTGGGAGCCCCATCTCCAGTGTTGGATGGGTTGGCCT GAGCGGCCTGATAATTGGAGGGAGAAAGCAGGTCCGGCGCAAGCCACATTTGCTCAAGTCGCGATCGCGGTCTCAAAATTCGAACCTATTACCCTGTGCGCGAGTACCGCGCAG TTCACAAAAGTTTACGAAGAGATGCAGCATCACCCTAACATCAGGGTAGTAGAGATGAGCATGAATGATTCCTGGTTCCGCGACACTGGCCCCACT TTTGTTCGTCGCGACAGGACATCAGATTCATCTGGTGACGAACAACTAGTTGCAGGGATTGATTGGCAATTTAACAGCTGGGGAG GACTAGCAGATGGTTGCTATGATGATTGGAGCCTTGATAATCTTGTTGCAAAGAAG atTCTGGAACTGGAGAGGCATCCTAGGTTCCCACATCACATGATTCTCGAGGGTGGAAGTATCCATGTGGACGGCGAAG GTACTTGTCTTACAACAGAAGAGTGCTTGTTAAACCCGAATCGGAACCCCGACATGAGTAAAGATGAGATAGAGGAGCAGTTGAAGCTGTATCTAGGGGTCGAAAAGGTCATTTGGTTGCCTCGAGGGCTCTATG GGGATGATGATACCAATGGTCACATAGACAACATCTGCTGCTTTGTTAAGCCCGGGGCGGTGCTCTTGTCGTGGACCGATGACGAATCGGATCCTCAGTACGAGCGCTCGGTTGAGGCTTTATCTGTTCTCTCAAACACTACCGACGCCAAGGGCCGGAAGATAGAGGTATTTAAGATCCACATTCCCGGACCGCTGTACATGACAGAGGAAGAGTCTGCGGGCGTCGAATCATCG GGACATGCGGTACCGAGACCGCCTGGTACGAGGTTAGCGGCTTCTTACGTGAACTTCTACATTGCTAACGGGGGAATTGTAGCGCCAGCATTTGGCAATAAATGGGACGGGGAGGCTTACGATGTTCTCAGGAAACTATTTCCGGATCACGAG GTTGTAATGGTGAAAGGCGCAAGGGAAATAGTGCTGGGAGGGGGCAACATACACTGCATTATACAGCAGCAGCCTGCACCTATCACAGATGCAGCAAACTAA